From the Lathyrus oleraceus cultivar Zhongwan6 chromosome 4, CAAS_Psat_ZW6_1.0, whole genome shotgun sequence genome, one window contains:
- the LOC127075695 gene encoding NADPH:quinone oxidoreductase: protein MIHKTYKLQHNLLEKKHNRTIHTDMAPSAVIKVAALSGSLRKYSYNSGLIRAAIELSKGSIEGIEIDFIDISTLPMLNTDLEKNGTYPPLVEAFRNKILQADSVLFASPEYNYSLTAPLKNAIDRASRPQNVWANKAAAIVSAGGNFGGGRSHYHLRQVGVYTDLHFINKPEFYLKAFEPPAKFNDDGDLIDEEAKNMLKQVLLSLQTFTLRLQGKN from the exons ATGATCCACAAGACTTACAAGTTACAACATAATCTCCTAGAAAAAAAACATAACAGAACAATTCATACAGATATGGCACCATCGGCAGTTATCAAAGTGGCAGCTTTGTCTGGTTCCCTCAGAAAATATTCATACAACTCAGGCCTTATCCGTGCCG CAATTGAGTTGAGTAAAGGATCCATTGAAGGTATTGAGATTGATTTCATTGATATTTCAACTTTACCCATGTTGAACACCGATCTTGAGAAAAATGGAACTTATCCAccacttgttgaagcttttcgCAACAAGATTCTTCAAGCTGATAGTGTTCTTTTTGCTTCTCCCGAGTATAATTACTCTCTCACAG CTCCATTGAAGAATGCAATTGACCGGGCATCTAGACCTCAAAATGTTTGGGCCAACAAAGCCGCTGCAATCGTAAGCGCCGGAGGAAACTTCGGCGGAGGAAGATCGCACTATCATCTACGCCAAGTCGGAGTGTATACCGATCTTCATTTCATCAATAAACCCGAGTTCTACCTTAAAGCTTTTGAGCCCCCTGCAAAGTTTAACGATGATGGCGACTTAATCGATGAAGAGGCCAAGAACATGTTAAAACAAGTTCTTTTATCTTTGCAAACATTTACTCTTAGACTTCAAGGCAAAAACTGA